The following proteins are co-located in the Hippoglossus stenolepis isolate QCI-W04-F060 chromosome 23, HSTE1.2, whole genome shotgun sequence genome:
- the arhgap36 gene encoding rho GTPase-activating protein 36 isoform X3, whose translation MLGQSVRLQPVTIQSLSELERARLQEVALYHLEERDLDFKISIPREIHKRRKSLRRKFDSFSKEKKERESAQKAFGIPLSQVIANDRAYKRQQDALKESRRDCLDLEASVLRFRAEKRQFFNGSKPLVGSSSITGGVPGSPSANSVAPAPIFENQIKPMSPTFLDNSGRGQRRGGLSVDSISDLVESQSRLLEALQLSHPAELELKKSQGSSEGRTQTKLSLNPIYRQVPRVLERCCSHIENHGLQTVGIFRVGSSKKRVRQLREDFDVGVDLQLDEEHSVHDVAALLKEFLRDMPDPLLPRELYPAFLHANLLRGADQLQYLQHLLYLLPPCNCDTLLRLLTLLHTVQSFAQDTIGTQDEEIPGNKMTAANLAVIFGPNLLQRESGGDVSPHLMGIEDSTAIISVTLVLVQNHRRLLTVSAEVQQEVLMSLIQTDPDIIDYLLRRKLSSSHLTVEGGSESGGRRDTGASLDSVGASSGSLSPLEPPSPLFPPDGSGSEGTLISEVFLNVLKLNQNRKRQETRFGDVPEGKSIHHMRQFHSHHNLLSLAHSSHSSSSSSSHSSSDPHDRRGPLGAALSFTLSGGSCSSLSGSSESSIWVRQTPHEESKPSPAANFWDFFTGKGSSSETMV comes from the exons aaatacacaaacggAGAAAATCCCTGCGCAGGAAGTTCGACTCCTTCTccaaggagaagaaggagcgaG aaTCGGCTCAGAAGGCGTTCGGCATCCCGCTCTCCCAGGTCATCGCCAACGACCGGGCCTACAAGCGGCAGCAGGACGCCCTGAAGGAGAGCCGCCGGGACTGCCTGGACCTGGAGGCCAGCGTCCTGCGCTTCCGGGCCGAGAAGCGTCAGTTCTTCAACGGGAGCAAACCGCTGGTCGGCTCCTCGTCCATCACGGGCGGCGTCCCCGGGTCGCCCTCCGCCAACTCCGTGGCCCCGGCGCCCATTTTCGAAAACCAGATCAAACCGATGTCGCCCACGTTTCTGGATAACAGCGGCCGAGGgcagaggagg GGAGGTCTGTCGGTCGACTCCATCTCCGACCTGGTGGAGAGTCAGTCCCGGCTGCTGGAGGCGCTGCAGCTCTCCCACCCGGCCgagctggagctgaagaagTCCCAGGGCTCGTCCGAGGGCAGGACCCAGACCAAGCTGAGCCTCAACCCCATCTACAGGCAGGTGCCCCGGGTGCTGGAGAGATGCTGCAGCCACATCGAGAACCACG GTCTTCAGACCGTGGGAATTTTCCGGGTCGGCAGCTCCaagaagagagtgagacag CTGAGGGAGGACTTTGACGTGGGCGTGGACCTTCAGCTGGACGAGGAGCACAGCGTCCATGATGTGGCGGCGCTGCTCAAAGAGTTTCTGAGGGACATGCCTGACCCTCTGCTGCCCCGAGAGCTCTACCCCGCCTTCCTGCACGCCAACC tgtTGAGAGGAGCCGACCAGCTCCAGTACCTGCAGCACCTCCTCTACCTGCTCCCGCCCTGTAACTGCGACACTCTGCTGCGTCTCCTCACCTTGTTGCACACGGTGCAGAGCTTCGCCCAGGACACCATCGGAACCCAGGACGAGGAG ATCCCGGGGAACAAGATGACGGCGGCGAACCTGGCGGTGATCTTCGGGCCGAACCTGCTGCAGAGGGAAAGCGGCGGGGACGTGAGTCCTCACTTGATGGGGATCGAGGACAGCACGGCGATCATCAGCGTCACTCTGGTGCTCGTACAGAACCACAGGAGACTCTTAACA gtgtctGCCGAGGTGCAGCAGGAGGTCCTGATGAGTCTGATCCAAACCGACCCGGACATCATCGACTATCTGCTGCGTAGGAAACTCAG CAGCAGCCACCTGACAGTAGAGGGCGGCAGTGAGTCCGGAGGTCGCCGGGACACAGGGGCGTCCCTGGACTCCGTGGGGGCGTCCAGCGGGAGTCTGTCCCCGCTGGAGCCCCCCTCGCCTCTGTTCCCCCCCGATGGGAGCGGCAGCGAGGGCACCCTGATCAGCGAGGTGTTCCTCAACGTGCTCAAGCTGAACCAGAACCGGAAGCGGCAGGAGACCAGATTCG GTGACGTCCCAGAAGGTAAATCCATCCACCACATGCGCCAGTTCCACTCCCACCACAACCTGCTCAGCCTGGCCCACTCctcccactcttcctcctcttcctcctcccactcctcctccgaCCCTCACGACCGCAGGGGCCCGCTGGGTGCGGCCCTCAGCTTCACCCTCAGCGGCGGCAGCTGCTCCAGCCTGAGCGGCTCCAGCGAGAGCAGCATCTGGGTGAGGCAGACGCCGCACGAGGAGAGCAAACCGTCGCCCGCCGCCAACTTCTGGGACTTCTTCACCGGGAAAGGGTCGAGCTCGGAGACGATGGTATGA
- the usp12b gene encoding ubiquitin carboxyl-terminal hydrolase 12 yields the protein MEILMTVRKIASICTMGANASALEKEIGPEQFPVNEHYFGLVNFGNTCYCNSVLQALYFCRPFREKVLAYKVQPRRKESLLTCLSDLFNSIATQKKKVGVIPPKKFISRLRKENELFDNYMQQDAHEFLNYLLNTIADLLQEEKSQERQQNGKLVQNGGGGGGGGSTGGGGGSEGGGGGGGGEGDGGKETQQTWVHEIFQGTLTNETRCLNCEAVSSKDEDFLDLSVDVEQNTSITHCLRGFSNTETLCSEYKYYCEQCRSKQEAQKRMRVKKLPMILALHLKRFKYMDQLHRYTKLSYRVVFPLELRLFNTSGDATNPDRMYDLVAVVVHCGSGPNRGHYITIVKSHGFWLLFDDDIVEKIDAQAIEEFYGLTSDISKNSESGYILFYQSRD from the exons ATGGAAATACTGATGACAGTCCGAAAGATCGCCTCGATTTGTACGATG GGCGCCAATGCCTCAGCCTTGGAAAAGGAGATTGGACCGGAACAGTTTCCCGTTAATGAACACTACTTCGGATTGGTCAAC TTTGGCAACACGTGCTACTGTAACTCGGTGCTGCAGGCTCTGTACTTCTGTCGGCCGTTCAGGGAGAAGGTGTTGGCGTACAAG gtgCAGCCGCGTCGTAAGGAGTcgctcctcacctgtctgtccgACCTCTTCAACAGCATCGCCACGCAGAAGAAGAAGGTCGGAGTCATCCCGCCCAAGAAATTCATCTCGCGGCTGAGAAAAGAGAACG AGCTGTTTGACAACTACATGCAGCAGGACGCCCACGAGTTCCTCAACTACCTCCTCAACACCATCGCAGACctgctccaggaggagaagagccaGGAGCGACAGCAGAATGGGAAGCTGGTGCAGaacggagggggaggaggaggaggaggaagtacaggtggagggggaggaagtgagggaggaggaggaggaggaggaggtgaaggtgacGGAGGAAAGGAGACGCAGCAGACGTGGGTCCACGAGATCTTCCAGGGAACACTGACCAACGAGACGCGATGTCTCAACTGTGAAGCT GTCAGCAGCAAAGACGAGGACTTCCTGGATCTGTCCGTGGACGTGGAGCAGAACACGTCCATCACGCACTGTCTGAG GGGCTTCAGCAACACGGAGACACTATGTAGTGAATACAAGTACTACTGTGAGCAGTGTCGCAGCAAACAGGAAGCACAGAAGAG GATGCGGGTGAAGAAGCTCCCGATGATCCTCGCCCTCCACCTGAAGCGCTTTAAATACATGGACCAGCTGCACCGCTACACCAAACTGTCCTATCGCGTCGTCTTCCCGCTGGAGCTCCGCCTCTTCAACACGTCCGGGGACGCCACCAACCCCGACCGCATGTACGACCTGGTGGCCGTGGTCGTGCACTGTGGCAG CGGTCCCAACCGAGGACACTACATCACCATCGTCAAGAGCCACGGCTTCTGGCTGCTGTTTGATGACGACATCGTAGAG AAAATCGACGCTCAGGCGATCGAGGAGTTCTACGGCCTCACATCGGACATTTCCAAGAACTCTGAGTCAGGATACATCCTGTTCTACCAGTCCAGAGACTGA